In one Cydia strobilella chromosome 25, ilCydStro3.1, whole genome shotgun sequence genomic region, the following are encoded:
- the LOC134752598 gene encoding serine protease 42 yields MPAVNTTWLSHTQTHSKFRKTYYKRSENPINNHGCRNGLDKHYRRNIRSRFQKENRECKKRNVLEYTRWRTKIKWRLSSRVLIPLMILNVTGRAGAVESLTSRMISLLGYPASCSVGGEARPCTLALTCWLRGGARARGCGGGWLLTCCVREKESSSMTSSEWRYKAPPRLRVPQRSVVPNNVFRRRVDDDSTQLDCGLPSTRILQKRIIGGREARFAEFPWQAHVRISEFQCGGVLVSHWFVATAAHCVSRAHPRDIAVWLGALDTTAGSNTARKVGDIAVWFGALDTTAGSNTARKVGVIQKILHPLFQFRMTQPDRYDIALLKLSRPIAYASHILPICLPEATLELRGKSGVIAGWGKTDTSNGHTGTNLLQSATVPILSTEQCINWHQRKQITVEIHSEMICAGHSDGHQDACLGDSGGPLIVLDSGRYYLAGITSAGFGCGVDHQPGIYHNVQFTANWLRSIISPNTNNNYIDF; encoded by the exons ATGCCAGCGGTGAATACAACATGGCTTTCACATACACAAACACATTCCAAATTCcgaaaaacatattataaaagaaGTGAAAATCCCATTAATAATCATGGATGCAGAAATGGTCTCGACAAACATTATAGGCGCAACATTAGATCTAGATTTCAAAAAGAGAATAGAGAATGCAAGAAACGGAACGTTTTGGAGTATACAAGATGGCGGACAAAAATAAAATGGCGGCTGAGCTCGAGGGTGCTGATTCCtctgatgattttgaatgttaCTGGACGGGCGGGAGCTGTTGAAT CTCTCACCAGCCGCATGATCTCTCTCCTCGGCTACCCCGCCTCGTGCAGCGTGGGCGGTGAAGCCCGACCATGCACTTTAGCTCTGACATGTTGGCTGCGAGGCGGCGCACGCGCtcgcggctgcggcggcggctggcTGCTCACATGCTGCGTCAGGGAGAAAGAGAG TTCCAGCATGACGTCATCAGAATGGCGCTACAAGGCGCCGCCGCGCTTGCGCGTGCCGCAGCGCAGTGTGGTCCCCAACAATGTTTTCCGGAGGAGGGTAGACGACGATAGTACACAG TTGGACTGCGGTCTTCCATCCACCCGTATTCTGCAGAAGAGGATCATAGGTGGACGAGAGGCGAGATTTGCCGAGTTTCCGTGGCAAGCACACGTCAGGATCTCTGAGTTCCAGTGTGGAGGGGTCTTAG TATCCCATTGGTTCGTGGCGACAGCAGCACATTGCGTGTCGCGCGCGCATCCCAGAGATATTGCGGTGTGGCTTGGAGCGTTGGATACCACTGCTGGATCCAATACTGCCAGGAAAGTCGG AGATATCGCGGTGTGGTTTGGAGCCTTGGACACCACTGCTGGATCCAATACTGCCAGGAAAGTCGG GGTCATCCAAAAAATCCTCCACCCGCTCTTCCAATTTCGAATGACTCAGCCAGACCGCTACGACATAGCTCTGCTCAAGCTCTCTCGACCAATCGCCTATGCCAGCCACATACTCCCCATCTGTCTGCCGGAAGCTACATTGGAATTGAGGGGGAAGAGTGGAGTAATAGCTGGATGGGGAAAAACGGATACAAGCAATGGACATACTGGGACGAATTTGCTTCAATCGGCTACAGtgcctatattga GTACAGAGCAGTGCATCAACTGGCATCAACGAAAGCAGATCACAGTTGAGATCCATTCTGAGATGATCTGCGCGGGGCATTCGGATGGACACCAGGACGCTTGCTTAG GTGACTCGGGCGGCCCTTTGATAGTCCTGGACAGCGGGAGATACTATCTGGCCGGCATCACGTCAGCAGGGTTCGGCTGCGGAGTGGACCACCAGCCCGGGATTTACCACAATGTACAGTTCACCGCCAACTGGCTTAGGAGCATCATCAGCCCAAACACCAATAACAACTATATTGACTTCTGA